In Primulina eburnea isolate SZY01 chromosome 3, ASM2296580v1, whole genome shotgun sequence, one DNA window encodes the following:
- the LOC140828572 gene encoding early light-induced protein, chloroplastic-like isoform X1, whose amino-acid sequence MAAAATGMQMICGAAGFNSRIACLNQFAPLRSSVPLFKRDMKFRVRSTAEDGGDVVDEKEKAAIPIPPQLFSTPPPRPQPEESTNITDIMAFDGPGPERINGRLAMIGFVAAIAVEFTRGQGIFSQIQNGGILWFVGTTVVLSVASLVPLFKGVSADSRSKGLLTSDAELWNGRLAMVGLIALAYTEYLKGGTLV is encoded by the exons ATGGCAGCTGCAGCAACAGGGATGCAAATGATCTGTGGAGCTG CTGGTTTCAATTCAAGAATTGCTTGTCTGAACCAGTTTGCTCCTTTAAGATCAAGCGTGCCACTTTTTAAGAGGGATATGAAGTTCAGAGTTCGAAGCACGGCTGAG GATGGTGGTGATGTTGTTGATGAGAAAGAAAAAGCAGCAattccaattccaccacaattGTTCTCGACCCCTCCTCCCCGGCCGCAACCTGAG GAGAGCACAAATATTACAGATATCATGGCCTTCGATGGGCCTGGCCCGGAGAGGATCAACGGCCGTCTAGCCATGATCGGATTCGTGGCAGCCATTGCGGTTGAATTCACCAGAGGACAAGGTATCTTTTCGCAGATACAAAACGGAGGGATCCTTTGGTTTGTCGGGACAACTGTTGTGCTATCTGTGGCATCACTTGTTCCGTTATTTAAAGGCGTGAGCGCCGATTCGAGGTCCAAGGGATTGTTGACATCCGATGCTGAGCTTTGGAATGGAAGGCTTGCAATGGTAGGATTGATAGCTCTGGCCTACACCGAGTACCTCAAGGGAGGAACTCTTGTgtga
- the LOC140828573 gene encoding early light-induced protein 2, chloroplastic-like, with the protein MKFRVRSTAEDGGDVVDEKEKAAIPIPPQLFSTPPPRPQPEESTNITDIMAFDGPGPERINGRLAMIGFVAAIAVEFTRGQGIFSQIQNGGILWFVGTTVVLSVASLVPLFKGVSADSRSKGLLTSDAELWNGRLAMVGLIALAYTEYLKGGTLV; encoded by the exons ATGAAGTTCAGAGTTCGAAGCACGGCTGAG GATGGTGGTGATGTTGTTGATGAGAAAGAAAAAGCAGCAattccaattccaccacaattGTTCTCGACCCCTCCTCCCCGGCCGCAACCTGAG GAGAGCACAAATATTACAGATATCATGGCCTTCGATGGGCCTGGCCCGGAGAGGATCAACGGCCGTCTAGCCATGATCGGATTCGTGGCAGCCATTGCGGTTGAATTCACCAGAGGACAAGGTATCTTTTCGCAGATACAAAACGGAGGGATCCTTTGGTTTGTCGGGACAACTGTTGTGCTATCTGTGGCATCACTTGTTCCGTTATTTAAAGGCGTGAGCGCCGATTCGAGGTCCAAGGGATTGTTGACATCCGATGCTGAGCTTTGGAATGGAAGGCTTGCAATGGTAGGATTGATAGCTCTGGCCTACACCGAGTACCTCAAGGGAGGAACTCTTGTgtga
- the LOC140828572 gene encoding early light-induced protein 1, chloroplastic-like isoform X2: MAAAATGMQMICGAGFNSRIACLNQFAPLRSSVPLFKRDMKFRVRSTAEDGGDVVDEKEKAAIPIPPQLFSTPPPRPQPEESTNITDIMAFDGPGPERINGRLAMIGFVAAIAVEFTRGQGIFSQIQNGGILWFVGTTVVLSVASLVPLFKGVSADSRSKGLLTSDAELWNGRLAMVGLIALAYTEYLKGGTLV; encoded by the exons ATGGCAGCTGCAGCAACAGGGATGCAAATGATCTGTGGAGCTGGTTTCAATTCAAGAATTGCTTGTCTGAACCAGTTTGCTCCTTTAAGATCAAGCGTGCCACTTTTTAAGAGGGATATGAAGTTCAGAGTTCGAAGCACGGCTGAG GATGGTGGTGATGTTGTTGATGAGAAAGAAAAAGCAGCAattccaattccaccacaattGTTCTCGACCCCTCCTCCCCGGCCGCAACCTGAG GAGAGCACAAATATTACAGATATCATGGCCTTCGATGGGCCTGGCCCGGAGAGGATCAACGGCCGTCTAGCCATGATCGGATTCGTGGCAGCCATTGCGGTTGAATTCACCAGAGGACAAGGTATCTTTTCGCAGATACAAAACGGAGGGATCCTTTGGTTTGTCGGGACAACTGTTGTGCTATCTGTGGCATCACTTGTTCCGTTATTTAAAGGCGTGAGCGCCGATTCGAGGTCCAAGGGATTGTTGACATCCGATGCTGAGCTTTGGAATGGAAGGCTTGCAATGGTAGGATTGATAGCTCTGGCCTACACCGAGTACCTCAAGGGAGGAACTCTTGTgtga